In Chrysoperla carnea chromosome 2, inChrCarn1.1, whole genome shotgun sequence, the following proteins share a genomic window:
- the LOC123292107 gene encoding myosin heavy chain, muscle isoform X2 → MPKVVKQEGDDPDPTPYLFVSLEQKRIDQTKPYDAKKTCWVPDDKEGFVLGEIKATKGDQVTVTVPGGEDKVFKKELVTQVNPPKYEKAEDMSNLTYLNDASVLHNLKQRYYHKLIYTYSGLFCVAINPYKRFPVYTLRCAKLYRGKRRNEVPPHIFAISDGAYVNMLTNHENQSMLITGESGAGKTENTKKVIAYFATVGASSKKDQASEKKGSLEDQVVQTNPVLEAFGNAKTVRNDNSSRFGKFIRIHFGPSGKLAGADIETYLLEKARVISQQSLERSYHIFYQMMSGSVEGLKPLCLLSDDIKDYYFVSQGKTTIPGMDDGEECQLTDQAFDILGFTKQEKDDIYKITAAVMHMGSMKFKQRGREEQAEADGTEDGEKVAQLLGVDCGELYKALLKPRIKVGNEFVTQGRNKDQVAYSVGAMSKGMFDRLFKFLVKKCNETLDTKQKRQHFIGVLDIAGFEIFDFNGFEQLCINFTNEKLQQFFNHHMFVLEQEEYKREGIEWTFIDFGMDLQQCIELIEKPMGILSILEEESMFPKATDRTFEEKLNNNHLGKSPNFLKPKPPKPGQAAAHFAIGHYAGNVPYNITGWLEKNKDPLNDTVVDLYKKGTNALLREIFADHPGQSGTAAEAKGAGRGKKGGGFATVSSAYKEQLNNLMTTLRSTQPHFVRCIIPNELKQPGVIDSHLVMHQLTCNGVLEGIRICRKGFPNRMVYPDFKLRYKILNPAPVDKESDIKKAAALILESTSLDPDMYRLGHTKVFFRAGVLGQMEELRDERLSKILSWMQSWIRGYLSRKDFIKLQEQRLALQVVQRNLRKYLQLRTWPWWKLWQKVKPLLNVTRVEDELAKLEEKAQKAQEAFEREEKARKELEVLHAKLLEEKTALLGQLAGEKGSLGEITEKANKLAAQKADLESQLHDTQDRLTSEEDARQQLAQAKKKLEQELAGLKKDVEDLELTVQKTEQDKATKDHQIRNLNDEIAHQDELINKLNKEKKNQGEINQKTAEELQAAEDKVNHLNKVKAKLEQTLDELEDSLEREKKLRGDVEKSKRKVEGDLKLTQEAVADLERNKKELEQTVQRKDKEISSLSAKLEDEQSLVGKTQKQIKELQARIEELEEEVEAERQARAKAEKQRADLARELEELGERLEEAGGATSAQIELNKKREAELSKLRRDLEESNIQHEGTLANLRKKHNDAVAEMGEQIDQLNKMKARAEKEKAQYFGELNDLRAGVDHLANEKAAAEKIAKQLTQQLNDVQGKLDETNRTLNDFDAAKKKLSIENSDLLRQLEEAESQVSQLSKIKISLTTQLEDTKRLADEEGRERATLLGKFRNLEHDLDNLREQVEEEAEGKADLQRQLSKANAEAQLWRSKYESEGVARAEELEEAKRKLQARLAEAEETIESLNQKCLALEKTKQRLATEVEDLSLEVDRATAIANAAEKKQKAFDKIIGEWKLKVDDLAAELDASQKECRNYSTELFRLKGAYEEGQEQLEAVRRENKNLADEVKDLLDQIGEGGRNIHEIEKARKRLEAEKDELQAALEEAEAALEQEENKVLRAQLELSQVRQEIDRRIQEKEEEFENTRKNHQRALDSMQASLEAEAKGKAEALRMKKKLEADINELEIALDHANKANAEAQKNIKRYQQQLKDVQTALEEEQRARDDAREQLGISERRANALQNELEESRTLLEQADRGRRQAEQELADAHDQLNELSAQNASVSAAKRKLESELQTLHSDLDELLNEAKNSEEKAKKAMVDAARLADELRAEQDHAQTQEKLRKALETQIKELQVRLDEAEANALKGGKKAIQKLEQRVRELENELDGEQRRHADAQKNLRKSERRIKELSFQSEEDRKNHERMQDLVDKLQQKIKTYKRQIEEAEEIAALNLAKFRKAQQELEEAEERADLAEQAISKFRAKGRAGSTARGASPAPHRSLARPQLDGLSFPPRFDLHPEGEI, encoded by the exons ATGCCGAAAGTCGTAAAACAGGAAGGAGATGATCCCGATCCAACTCCATACCTGTTTGTATCTCTCGAACAAAAACGTATCGATCAAACAAAGCCCTACGATGCCAAGAAAACATGCTGGGTGCCGGACGACAAAGAAGGTTTTGTTCTCGGTGAGATCAAAGCCACCAAAGGTGATCAAGTCACCGTAACCGTTCCCGGTGGTGAG gaCAAAGTCTTCAAGAAAGAACTCGTAACACAAGTCAATCcaccaaaatatgaaaaagctgaggatatgtcaaatttgacataccTTAACGATGCCTCTGTACTTCATAATCTTAAACAGAGATATTACCATAAACTTATTTAC ACATACTCAGGTCTCTTCTGTGTTGCTATCAACCCTTATAAGAGATTCCCTGTATACACACTTCGTTGTGCTAAATTATACCGTGGTAAAAGGCGTAATGAAGTTCCACCACATATTTTCGCTATTTCTGACGGTGCCTACGTTAACATGTTAACTA ACCATGAAAATCAATCTATGTTGATTAC TGGTGAATCTGGTGCCGGTAAAACTGAAAACACGAAGAAAGTAATTGCTTACTTCGCCACCGTTGGTGCCTCATCCAAAAAAGACCAAGCTTCTGAAAAGAAGGGAAGTTTAGAAGATCAAGTCGTACAAACTAACCCTGTACTTGAAGCTTTCGGTAACGCTAAGACCGTGCGTAATGACAACTCTTCACGTTTC GGTAAATTCATCCGTATTCATTTCGGTCCATCTGGTAAATTGGCTGGTGCTGATATTGAAACTT ACTTGCTTGAAAAAGCTCGTGTCATCTCTCAACAATCTCTTGAACGGTCCTACCACATTTTCTACCAAATGATGTCTGGATCCGTTGAAGGATTAAAAC CCTTGTGTCTTCTCAGCGACGATATCAAAGATTATTACTTCGTCTCCCAAGGAAAAACCACAATTCCCGGTATGGATGACGGTGAAGAATGTCAGCTCACTGAC CAAGCCTTCGATATTCTTGGTTTCACCAAACAAGAAAAGGATGATATTTACAAGATCACCGCCGCTGTTATGCACATGGGTTCCATGAAATTCAAACAACGTGGTCGTGAAGAACAAGCTGAAGCTGATGGCACAGAG gATGGTGAAAAAGTTGCTCAACTTTTGGGTGTTGACTGTGGTGAATTATACAAAGCTTTACTTAAGCCACGTATTAAGGTCGGTAATGAATTCGTCACCCAAGGTCGTAACAAGGATCAAGTAGCCTACTCTGTTGGTGCTATGTCAAAGGGTATGTTTGATCGTCTCTTCAAATTCTTGGTCAAGAAATGTAACGAAACTCTTGACACCAAACAAAAACGTCAACACTTCATTGGTGTACTGGATATTGCTGGTTTCGAAATCTTCGac TTTAACGGTTTTGAACAACTTTGTATTAACTTCACCAATGAAAAACTTCAACAATTCTTCAATCATCACATGTTCGTTTTGGAACAAGAAGAATATAAACGTGAAGGAATCGAATGGACCTTTATTGATTTTGGCATGGATCTCCAACAATGTATTGAATTAATTGAAAAG cCTATGGGTATCTTGTCCATCCTTGAAGAAGAATCTATGTTCCCCAAAGCTACTGACAGAACCTTTGAGGAAAAATTGAACAACAACCATTTGGGTAAATCACCAAACTTCTTGAAACCAAAACCACCAAAACCAGGTCAAGCTGCCGCTCACTTCGCTATTGGGCATTATGCTGGTAATGTACCATACAACATAACCGGTTGGTTAGAAAAGAACAAGGATCCCTTGAACGACACTGTTGTCGATTTATACAAGAAGGGTACAAATGCACTTTTACGTGAAATCTTCGCTGATCATCCAGGTCAATCTGGTACAGCTGCTGAAGCTAAAG GAGCTGGTCGTGGTAAGAAGGGTGGTGGTTTCGCCACTGTATCTTCTGCCTATaag GAACAATTGAACAACTTGATGACCACTTTGAGATCAACTCAACCTCACTTCGTCCGTTGTATCATCCCCAATGAATTGAAACAACCTG GTGTCATTGACTCACATCTTGTTATGCATCAATTGACATGTAACGGTGTACTTGAAGGTATCCGTATTTGTCGTAAAGGTTTCCCCAACAGGATGGTGTACCCAGATTTCAAACTTCg ATACAAGATCCTCAACCCTGCCCCCGTAGACAAAGAATCTGATATTAAGAAAGCAGCTGCACTCATCTTGGAATCAACTTCTCTTGATCCTGATATGTACCGTTTGGGACACACCAAG GTATTCTTCCGTGCTGGTGTCTTGGGTCAAATGGAAGAACTTCGTGATGAACGTCTTTCTAAGATCCTTTCTTGGATGCAATCATGGATTCGTGGTTACCTCTCAAGAAAAGACTTCATCAAATTACAAGAACAACG tcTTGCCTTACAAGTTGTACAACGTAACTTGCGCAAATACTTGCAACTCCGTACCTGGCCATGGTGGAAATTGTGGCAAAAGGTCAAACCTCTTCTCAACGTCACCAGAGTCGAGGACGAACTTGCc AAATTGGAAGAGAAAGCCCAAAAAGCACAAGAAGCTTTTGAACGTGAAGAAAAAGCACGTAAAGAACTTGAAGTACTTCATGCAAAATTGTTGGAAGAAAAGACCGCTCTCTTGGGTCAATTGGCTGGTGAAAAAGGATCTTTAGGTGAAATCACCGAAAAGGCTAACAAACTCGCAGCTCAAAAGGCTGACTTAGAATCACAATTACAT gaTACTCAAGACCGTCTTACCTCAGAGGAAGATGCTCGTCAACAACTTGCTCAAGCTAAAAAGAAGTTGGAACAAGAGCTTGCTGGTTTGAAGAAAGATGTTGAAGATCTTGAATTAACTGTTCAAAAAACTGAACAAGACAAAGCCACCAAAGACCATCAAATCCGCAATTTGAATGATGAGATCGCACACCAAGATGAACTCATCAACAAATTGAACAAAGAAAAGAAGAACCAAGGTGAAATTAACCAAAAAACAGCTGAAGAACTTCAAGCCGCCGAAGACAAGGTTAACCATTTGAACAAAGTCAAGGCTAAACTTGAACAAACTTTGGATGAACTTGAAGATTCATTGGAACGTGAAAAGAAATTACGTGgtgatgttgaaaaatcaaagagGAAGGTAGAAGGTGACCTTAAACTTACCCAAGAAGCTGTTGCTGACTTAGAACGCAACAAGAAAGAACTTGAACAAACTGTTCAACGTAAAGACAAAGAAATCTCATCATTGTCTGCCAAATTGGAAGATGAACAATCCCTTGTTGgcaaaacacaaaaacaaatcaAGGAATTGCAAGCTCGCATTGAAGAACTTGAAGAAGAAGTTGAAGCTGAACGTCAAGCACGTGCCAAGGCTGAAAAACAACGTGCCGATTTGGCCCGCGAACTTGAAGAACTTGGTGAACGTCTTGAAGAAGCTGGTGGTGCAACATCTGCCCAAATTGAGCTCAACAAGAAACGTGAAGCTGAACTCAGCAAACTTCGTCGTGACCTCGAAGAATCTAACATCCAACATGAAGGTACATTGGCTAACTTACGTAAGAAGCACAATGACGCCGTAGCTGAAATGGGAGAACAAATTGACCAACTCAACAAAATGAAAGCCcg aGCTGAAAAAGAAAAGGCCCAATACTTCGGTGAATTGAACGATCTCCGTGCTGGAGTTGACCATCTTGCAAACGAGAAG gCCGCTGCAGAAAAGATTGCTAAACAACTTACACAACAACTTAATGACGTACAAGGCAAATTAGACGAAACCAATCGCACACTTAATGACTTCGATGCCGCCAAGAAGAAGCTTTCAATTGAAAACTCTGACTTACTCCGTCAACTCGAAGAAGCCGAATCACAAGTCTCCCAACTTTCAAAGATCAAGATTTCATTGACCACACAACTCGAAGACACCAAACGTCTTGCTGATGAAGAAGGTCGTGAACGTGCTACTTTACTCGGCAAATTCCGTAACTTGGAACACGATTTGGACAACCTTCGTGAACAAGTTGAAGAAGAAGCTGAAGGTAAAGCTGACTTACAACGCCAACTCAGCAAAGCTAATGCTGAAGCTCAATTATGGAGATCTAAATACGAATCTGAAGGAGTTGCCCGTGCTGAAGAACTTGAGGAAGCTAAACGCAAGTTACAAGCTCGTCTCGCTGAAGCCGAAGAAACAATTGAATCACTCAACCAAAAATGCTTGGCTCTTGAAAAGACCAAACAACGTCTTGCCACAGAAGTTGAAGATTTATCACTTGAAGTTGACCGTGCCACCGCTATTGCCAATGCTgctgaaaagaaacaaaaagcATTCGACAAAATCATTGGTGAATGGAAACTTAAAGTTGATGATCTTGCTGCTGAACTTGATGCCAGCCAAAAGGAATGCCGTAACTACTCCACTGAACTCTTCCGTCTCAAGGGAGCTTATGAAGAAGGACAAGAACAACTTGAAGCTGTCCGCCGTGAAAACAAGAACTTGGCTGATGAAGTCAAAGACTTACTCGACCAAATTGGAGAAGGTGGCCGCAACATCCATGAAATTGAAAAAGCAAGAAAACGTCTTGAAGCCGAAAAAGACGAACTTCAAGCCGCTCTTGAAGAAGCTGAAGCCGCTCTTGAACAAGAAGAAAACAAAGTACTTCGTGCTCAACTCGAATTATCTCAAGTACGTCAAGAAATTGACCGCCGCATCCAAGAGAAAGAAGAAGAATTCGAAAACACACGCAAAAACCACCAACGTGCATTGGACTCAATGCAAGCCTCCCTTGAAGCCGAAGCTAAAGGTAAGGCTGAGGCCCTTCGCATGAAGAAGAAGTTGGAAGCTGACATCAACGAATTGGAAATTGCTCTTGACCATGCCAACAAAGCTAACGCTGAAGCACAAAAGAACATCAAACGTTACCAACAACAACTTAAAGATGTTCAAACCGCTCTTGAAGAAGAACAACGTGCCCGCGATGATGCTCGTGAACAACTTGGTATTTCTGAACGTCGTGCTAACGCTCTTCAAAACGAACTTGAAGAATCTAGAACACTTTTGGAACAAGCTGACCGTGGCCGTCGTCAAGCCGAACAAGAATTGGCTGATGCTCATGATCAATTAAACGAATTATCAGCACAAAATGCTTCAGTTTCTGCTGCCAAGAGGAAACTCGAATCAGAACTCCAAACCTTACACTCCGACTTAGATGAACTTCTTAACGAAGCTAAGAACTCAGAAGAAAAGGCCAAGAAAGCCATGGTTGATGCTGCCAGATTAGCTGATGAGCTCCGTGCTGAACAAGACCACGCACAAACTCAAGAAAAATTACGAAAGGCTCTTGAAACACAAATCAAAGAATTGCAAGTACGATTGGATGAAGCCGAAGCTAACGCACTTAAAGGTGGAAAGAAAGCAATCCAAAAATTGGAACAACGTGTACGCGAATTAGAAAATGAACTTGATGGAGAACAAAGACGACATGCTGACGCACAAAAGAACTTACGTAAATCAGAACGTCGCATCAAGGAATTGAGCTTCCAATCTGAAGAAGACCGCAAGAACCACGAACGTATGCAAGATCTTGTAGACAAACTTCAACAAAAGATCAAAACATACAAGAGGCAGATCGAAGAAGCAGAAGAAATTGCTGCTCTCAATCTTGCCAAATTCCGAAAAGCACAACAAGAATTAGAAGAAGCCGAAGAACGAGCTGACTTAGCCGAACAAGCTATTTCCAAATTCCGTGCAAAGGGACGTGCCGGATCTACTGCCCGTGGTGCTAGCCCAGCG CCTCACCGATCGTTGGCTCGACCACAATTGGACGGATTAAGCTTCCCACCTAGGTTCGACCTCCATCCCGAAGGGGAAATCTAA